One Flavobacterium sp. 90 DNA segment encodes these proteins:
- a CDS encoding RagB/SusD family nutrient uptake outer membrane protein gives MFINKLKNKVIVLFIFSMLTVLQSCESFTEIDPPKNALVKDDVFSDEKGANSAVLGIYYQLTSSSLGQGYTSVYLGLSADDMYRHTDDSPSRQLHINDIVANNDNVQVFWSSIYQVIGQANGTVEGLENNSNFPENKRLQFLAEAKFLRAYCYFYLVNLWGDVPLITSTKWSTTSKSVRIPKADVYTFILNDLLESVKNLPETASNNIRAKKSAATALLARVYLYQKNWAEAQKYAEMTIANTLGTGAALPNVGEVFFPNSSETIFQLQPPNNYTSSFESSLMNLFGADYLLEDNLLKEFEPGDLRRISWVGEDQGNFYAAKYTTSPYDSSGPPQYNVLLRAAEQYFIAAEAKANQNNISGAILDLNVIRNRAGISEIDPVGISQGECLLLIEKEKRLEFFAEWGHRWLDLNRTSRASAVLGALPNKNWNTDDMLYPIPISEIKLNPNLTQNKGY, from the coding sequence TCATGTGAGAGTTTTACAGAAATTGATCCTCCTAAAAATGCACTGGTAAAAGATGATGTTTTTAGTGATGAAAAAGGCGCAAATTCTGCCGTACTTGGAATTTATTATCAATTAACCTCTTCCAGTTTAGGACAGGGTTACACTTCGGTATACCTTGGGCTGTCTGCAGATGATATGTACAGGCATACCGATGACAGCCCGAGCAGGCAGCTGCATATTAATGACATTGTTGCTAATAATGATAATGTTCAGGTTTTCTGGTCGTCAATTTATCAGGTAATTGGTCAGGCCAATGGTACAGTCGAAGGGCTGGAGAATAATTCTAATTTTCCGGAAAACAAAAGATTGCAGTTCCTGGCAGAGGCAAAATTTTTAAGAGCCTATTGTTATTTCTATTTGGTAAACCTATGGGGTGATGTGCCTCTTATCACTTCTACAAAATGGAGTACAACTTCAAAGTCTGTTAGGATTCCTAAGGCAGATGTATATACATTTATTCTAAACGATTTATTAGAATCCGTTAAAAATCTGCCAGAGACGGCATCTAATAATATAAGGGCAAAAAAATCTGCAGCCACCGCCTTATTGGCAAGAGTATATTTGTATCAGAAAAACTGGGCTGAGGCGCAAAAATATGCAGAAATGACCATTGCAAATACATTAGGGACAGGAGCTGCATTACCGAATGTTGGGGAAGTATTTTTTCCTAATAGTTCAGAGACAATATTTCAATTACAGCCGCCCAATAATTACACAAGCAGTTTTGAGTCCTCTTTAATGAATCTTTTTGGTGCGGATTATCTCCTTGAGGATAATCTCCTGAAAGAATTTGAACCGGGAGATTTAAGAAGAATTTCATGGGTTGGAGAAGATCAGGGTAATTTTTATGCTGCCAAGTATACTACAAGCCCTTATGATTCATCAGGACCGCCGCAATATAATGTTTTGTTGAGAGCTGCTGAGCAGTACTTTATTGCTGCCGAAGCAAAGGCCAATCAAAATAACATATCCGGTGCCATCTTGGATTTGAACGTAATAAGAAACAGGGCGGGAATATCCGAAATTGATCCTGTGGGAATAAGTCAGGGAGAATGTCTTTTATTGATAGAAAAAGAAAAAAGGCTTGAGTTTTTTGCCGAATGGGGACATCGCTGGCTGGATTTAAACAGGACTTCAAGAGCTTCAGCAGTATTAGGAGCTCTTCCAAATAAAAATTGGAATACCGATGATATGCTGTACCCAATACCAATATCTGAAATAAAGCTTAATCCTAATTTGACACAAAACAAAGGATACTAA